Within Wyeomyia smithii strain HCP4-BCI-WySm-NY-G18 chromosome 2, ASM2978416v1, whole genome shotgun sequence, the genomic segment TACATTTCCTGCAATCACAACAGCCAACGGCCGAACAGTATTTAAACGCGTGCAACTCTGGAAAAGAGAATGTTACATTTTCTCCTAATGTAATCAGCCAACCTTTTGCAATGCATCATAGACAATGACACAGTCAGCCAATCACTTCAGCCATCTCAAATAGTCCTTCAAACCTCCAACCAAGAATATCTTCAACAGGAGAACACAGAGGATAACAATGTTATTTCTGGAGAATACGTGCTCAATATCTCACAGGTGAATATTATATGTTAAATAGACTTTCAAAATGATCTGTCGACTTAAGACAAATCtgaaccttttttgatttttagccTTCCCTAGATAGCGAAAAGATCGTACAAGACATATCAAAGAAAATTGAAGAACAATGTGCGAAAACCAAAACGGAAATCGTTAATACTATTGAGGTATTGCTGGTGAGAACAGTAGCTGCATTGAAAAGCGACTTCGATGTCAAAATAGCAGCTGCATTCCGTTCACAggcaaacaatattgtagacAACCAAAACTTTACTTTCTCACCAGCGGCATCAATCGAAGATATTAAACAATTAGAAAAGAATTTGACTGATGAAACTTATACTGATAAACTTGTAAGTATATTACCATTAATCACATATAAAGAGATcacaataataatttatttcaagATGGTCTTTATGCATAAAGTAATTGGTCATACTGGTGACAATTGTAACGGTCAAAATATGTGCTATGCTTTGGTCGACCAGTTCTTCGAGCGTAATGTCATGTTGAATTGCTCATGGAGCGGGGGAAGCAAGAGCAATATTCCGAAGTTTGCAATGAAAGATTGCAAAAATATTTCATGTGTTTTCTTCAGAATCGTTCATAACGGTAaccctaccttttcgaaaaaactcctggaaatttttttcaagcaGGTGTTGCGAAACTCGAAAACACGTAGTCAAGCAAAAGGCTTGCGCCAACCAACGATTCATCGGAGAGGTAAACAAAAAGcgaagaaatgtgataaaggTAAAGGAGCCTGTTACTAAACATTGTACTCAAATGATTTAAACTATCCCATATATTTTAGAAACGAACAATATTAACAATTCCCTGACGGAAATCCTGAAAATTGAGAATCACGTTTTGAATCTGAATGAAATTGAAGAAGAAGATGGCGTTCAAGAATACGACAAGAATAATCCGCTTGAGGAATATGAAAAAGAggaaatttgtgaaaatatcGGAGAAGATGTTGATACCGATGATGCTGACGATGAAGACGGCGATGAAATTGGAACGGAAGATGAAGACAGCAATGAAGTCGAAGATAAACAAGAAGATAATCTAGCCATTAATAAAAATGAGATAGTAATGTAATTTTGATAACTCTCATATAGCATAAATTAGAAGTTTTAATGTGTTACTTTTATTACAAATTTCCTGAAGTTGTTTTTAATGTAAATTTGACATGTTTGCTCGCTTAAAATACATATGTTTCTAGAAACTTTGAACTGTTAAATTTGTTGAGCTTGTGTTTATCTTTTTAGTCAGCACAAAATGTATGAAGTAACGGTAACAatgtgtaggtatacctgtatcctgggtataacataccaggactttctccagaaaaccctgtacgcgcaattagatcggaattaatacacaagattaacgtggactaactgactttatttttgtacatcactacttaaatataccctaccggtaactcagacagagagactttctccactctctgtttaccttactaatctcttaacctaatctagtactgctaaagtacgggcggcgttttgtttataacacaaaacttgtttattttggttgagtttgtttgccggtggcacagcagaaggctgcgcgaagttctttgccacctgtggcataatatgttgatacatagagtgttgacagagccgttcgcggtcctctgtcaagggaaccaaatgtttcgcctgactaaagcatagcagaaggctatgccctcctaggaacaacaTTAAACTTCAATTATAAGGCTcatgacggagcattgggttcttcgcagggtgtgacgtcacaacaataCAACAT encodes:
- the LOC129720528 gene encoding uncharacterized protein LOC129720528 yields the protein MSNGDHFVVVQTTEAGAPLLSVVSHQWVRGNVLLWPTKNANSLCKDASSKPAASWSKLPCVVKRKHIATYAAAEQQAADLSGMSTDVSDFAPRKKTKKNPRIHFLQSQQPTAEQYLNASNLLQCIIDNDTVSQSLQPSQIVLQTSNQEYLQQENTEDNNVISGEYVLNISQPSLDSEKIVQDISKKIEEQCAKTKTEIVNTIEVLLVRTVAALKSDFDVKIAAAFRSQANNIVDNQNFTFSPAASIEDIKQLEKNLTDETYTDKLMVFMHKVIGHTGDNCNGQNMCYALVDQFFERNVMLNCSWSGGSKSNIPKFAMKDCKNISCVFFRIVHNGNPTFSKKLLEIFFKQVLRNSKTRSQAKGLRQPTIHRRGKQKAKKCDKETNNINNSLTEILKIENHVLNLNEIEEEDGVQEYDKNNPLEEYEKEEICENIGEDVDTDDADDEDGDEIGTEDEDSNEVEDKQEDNLAINKNEIVM